The genomic segment GCCAGCGCAGGCGCAGACTCGGCCTCCAGCACATCGCGCTCGAGCGCTTCCTTCTGCTGCGACAGCGCCTCATTGGTGGAACGAGCCGTGCCCAACTGGTAGGACCGCTGCGCGGCGTCGGTGGACAGCCACAGCGTGACGCCCAGGCCGAGACCCAGCGCTCCGATCACCAAGACCACGAACGGGACCTTCGCCACCAGCGTCTGCGGGCGCAGGTCGATCGTGGCCAGCCGGGCGATCAGCCGCTCGCGCAGTGGCGGCCGGATGACCTTGGGCGCCTTGGCCTTCCGTGCCTTGGCGCGCGCCTTGGCCTGACTGACGTTCTTGGCCCGGGTCGGGCGTTCGGCGGGCCTGGCGACGGGCGCGGTCTGCGGTCCCTGCCGTGAACTGCGCGGCTCGTGCGGCCGACGCGCGGACGCGCGTGCGCCCCGCGCCGGCGCCTCGGTGCCGCGCTTCTTGGCCGACTTCTTCGGTTCCTTCTTCTCCCGCTTGGCCCCGTCCCGTTTGACCCCTGCGCGATCCACCGGACCGGCTGGCTTGCGCCCCACCTTCATCAGTTCTTCCCTCCCCGTCCCGGGTTGACCGACATGACGCGCTGTAGTGCGCGGAGCCGAACCGGCGCACTGCGTGGATTGCGTTCGATCTCCTCGGCGCCGGCACGTTCGGCACCGCGGGTGATCGCACTGAATTCGGGCTCGTAGCCGGGCAATTCGACGGGCAGGCCCTCCGGTGACCGAGATGCGGTGGCCGCGGCGAACGTCGTCTTGACGATCCTGTCCTCCAGCGACTGATACGACATCACCGCGATCCGGCCGCCGACGCGCAGCGCGGCCAGCGCCGCGGGCAGGGCCGCGGTCAGCGAGTCCAACTCGGCGTTGACGGCGATCCGCAGCGCCTGGAACGTCCGCTTGGCGGGGTGTCCGCCGGTCCGCCGCGCGGGAGCCGGGATGCCCTTGTAGACGATCTCGACGAGTTCGCCGGTGGTGGCCAACGGCGCCTCCTGACGGCGCTCGACAATCAGACCCGCGATGCGGTGGGCGAACTTCTCCTCACCGAAGCGGCGCAGGATGTCGGTCAGTTCGGCGCGGTCGTAGGTGTTGAGGATCTCCGCGGCGGTCAGCGGGGCATCGGTGTCCATCCGCATATCCAGCGGCGCGTCTTTGGCGTAGGAGAATCCGCGCTCGGCCTGGTCGAGCTGCATCGACGAGACACCCAGGTCGAACAGCACGCCATCGATGGATTCGGTTGTTCCGCAACCCGCTTCGACGAGTGCGTCGGCGATGCCGTCGTAGCGGGTGTGCACCAGGGTGACGCGGTCGGCGAACGGGGCCAGCCGCGCTCGGGCGCCGGCCAGCGCGCCGGGGTCGCGGTCGAGGCCGATGAGGCGCAACTCTCCGAACTCGGTCAGGAAACGTTCGGAGTGCCCACCGGCACCCAGCGTCGCGTCGACGAGGACAGCGCCCGGCCGGGTCAACGCCGGGCCGAGGATCTCGACGCAGCGGTCCAGCAGGACGGGGATGTGCCCGTGGTCGGATTCGTCAACCACGACGGGACCTCCGGGTGAATCAGGGTGTGCCCCTGCATCGAGGTCCCTGTCCGAAAGCGCGAACCTGGCGTTGGGGAAGTACGTCAGGGTCGGTTCGGGCAGAGACCACGATGCACGGGCTACCTCCGGCTGGGCGGCCAGCTCAGATGATGTCGCTGAGTGCTTCATCGCTGGCCGCGGAGAAGTTCTCTTCGTGGGTCTCCTGGTAGTCCTGCCAGGCCTGGGCGTCCCAGATCTCGAGGAAGTCGACGGCGCCGATCACCACGCATTCCTTGGACAGGTTGGCGTAGCGCCGGTGGTCGGCCGACAGCGTGATCCGGCCTTGGGAGTCGGGATGCTGTTCGTCGGTGCCGGCCGCCAGGTTGCGCAGGAATGCACGCGCCTCCGGATTGCTGCGCGAGGTCTGCGAAGCCCGCCGGGCCAGCTGTTCGAATTCCGTACGCGGGTAGACGGCAAGGCTGTGATCTTGGCTCTTGGTGACCATCAACCCTCCTGCCAGCGCGTCGCGGAACTTGGCGGGCAGTGTCAGCCGCCCCTTGTCGTCGAGCTTGGGCGTGTAGGTGCCGAGAAACACGGCTGCACCTCCTACGCCCCCGGAGCCGTCGCTCCGTTAGCCGCCACAATACCCCACAATCCCCCACTTTGCTCCACCGATTGGCCTCATTTTGGCAATGCTCCACCACTTTCTGCCACCGAAAACAGTTCCGGACCGCTGCCAGGGCTGTCGCGGCCCGCAAAAGCGCAGCTCAGCCGGGGGTGGGGCGTTGTGGGGCGGGCATAGGGCCGCGGCCGACAGCAGAACGCATCGCCCGCGCCACGCCGAAGCGCCGGGCAAACAAAAACGGGGCAGCCGAAACGGCTACCCCGTATGCGAGACGCAGGCGGTCACTCGTCGAAACGACGCCGGAAGCGGTCCTCCATCCGGCTGGTGAACGAACCCCCGCCGCCCTTCGGCCGGCGCTGACGCTGGCCGCCCGCCGACGAGGACGGGCCCGAGCGGTCCCGGCCACCGGCAACACGTGGGCCGGTGATGGCGAACACGACACCGCCGAACATCACCACGAAACCCACCACCGACAGAATCGGGAAGCTTCCGATCATCGTGGCCTTGAACGCAACCCCGGCAACCAGCATCGCCAGACCGATCACAAACAGGCCTGCGCCCTGCAATCGTCGGCGCGTGGAGGGGGCCCGCAGAGTTCCGCCCCGCACACTGGAGGCGAACTTGGGGTCCTCGGCATAGAGAGCGCTCTCGATCTGATCGAGCATGCGCTGCTCATGATCGGAGAGTGGCATTCGTCCCTCCTTGCCGACACGGCCGGTCACGATTCCGATAGAACTTGGCTGCCCAGCGATTACGGGGCAACTAACCAAATGATACGAGCAGAAGTTGCCGCGTACCACCTAGTTGGTCCACCCGATTGTAGCTGTGTCCAGGCGTTGTTCAGTCCCCGCCATCACCGCGTAATGGCCTGGTCACCCGGCACCGGCGAGCATGGGCCGCGACTGCACTGATAATGGCCATGCACCTACAAGGACCGATCCGCAGACGAGAAGGGCATCCAGGCGTTGGCGACTTTCCTCATCGATCTGTCGCCCACCGACATGGCGCAGCGCCTTCACGACGCTTTGACCGTGTATGTCGACGCCATGCGCTACCCGCGTGGCACCGAGGGTCAGCGTGCGGCGATGTGGCTGGAACACACCCGCAGGCAAGGCTGGAAGGCCGTCGCCGCCGTCGAGACCGACAGCGCGGAGCAGCTGGACGGCGCTCCCCTGCTCGGCATCGCCTACGGGTATTGCGGGGCCCCGGACCAATGGTGGCAGCAGCAGGTGGTGTCGGGGCTGCACCGGATCGGTGTGCCCGCCGCGGAGATCAGCCGCTTGACCAGCAGTTATTTCGAGCTGACCGAGCTACACATCCATCCGAGCGCCCAGGGCCGCGGGCTGGGCGAGGCGCTGGCCCGGCGGCTGCTGGACGGCCGCGGCGAGTCGCACGTGCTGCTGTCGACCCCCGAGATCATCGGCGAGGCCAACCGCGCCTGGCGGCTGTATCGGCGGCTCGGCTTCACCGACGTCATCCGCGGTTATCACTTCGCCGGCGATCCGCGGGCGTTCGCCATTCTGGGTCGCAGCCTCCCGCTCTGAGGCGGATCTGGCACGATACCGGAGTGCGCGACCGTTCCCGCCGCCTGCGCTTACGCGCCCTGGCGTTGTTGCTGCTCCTCGTTGCGCCGTTGGCGGTCGGCTGTGTGCGGGTGCACGCTTCGATCACGGTGTCGCCGGATGACCAGGTCTCCGGGCAGATCATCGCCGCGGCGAAGGCTCGCGACTCCGACGACCAGGGGCCGCAGTTCGACCTCAATGTGCCGTTCAGCCAGAAGATTTCGGTGTCGAAGTACAAATCAGACGACTTCGTCGGCTCCGAGGCGGTGTTCTCGAACCTGAGCTTCTCCGAGGTGCCCCAGCTGGCCAACCTCAACCGCGAGGCAGCCGGGGTGGACATCTCGCTGCGGCGTGCCGGCAACCTGGTGATCCTCGAAGGCCGCGTCGACCTGACCAGCGTCACCGATACCGACGCTGACGTTTCCCTGACGGTCTCCTTTCCCGGCGAGGTCACGTCAACCAACGGCGATCGCCTCGACACCGACGTCGTCGAGTGGAAGCTCAAGCCGGGCGTGGTCTCGACGATGAGCGCCCAGGCCCGCTACACCGACCCCAGTACCAGGTCTTTCACCGGCGCGGCACTGTGGCTGGGCCTCGGCGCGCTGGTGGTCTGCGGTGTCATCGGCAGCCTGGCCTGGGTCAGCCGGGACAGGTCGCCGCGGTTCGCCAGCTCCGATCAGGCCGACGGCTAGCGGACGTTCTACTCTGGTTGCACCCGGATCTCCCCGGCGGGTCGTACACAGAAAGGGGCGCTGCGCTGAGCGTCGAAGCAGCTCCGTCTGCCGTCCAGCTGGCCGGCGCCGTCACCGATCAACTTCGGAAGTATCTGGCCGGCCGCCGCGCTGACGCCGCCTACATCGGCACCGACTACGACGGGCTGATCGCGGCCCTCGAGGATTTCGTGCTGCGGGGCGGTAAACGAGTGCGGCCCGCCTTCGCCTACTGGGGCTACCGCGCGGTGACCGCCGATCCCGATCTGCCGGTGGACGACGACATGTTCCTACTGTTCTCGGCGCTGGAGCTGCTGCACGCCTGCGCGCTGGTCCACGACGACGTCATCGACGATTCGGCGACCCGGCGCGGCTGGCCGACGGTGCACGTCCACTTCACCGACCTGCACCGCAGCGGCGGCTGGCGCGGTGGGTCCGAGCAGTTCGGCCGATCTGCGGCGATCCTGCTCGGTGACCTCTCACTGGTGTGGGCCGACGACATCGTCGCCGCGGCGGATCTGGATGCCGACGGCCGGCGGCGCGTGCGGCGGGTGTGGTCGGACATCCGGACCGAGGTACTCGGCGGGCAGTACCTCGACATCGTCAACGAATCCAGCGGCGCCGAGTCGATCGAGTCGGCGATGAAGGTGAACACCTACAAGACCGCGTCGTACACGATCTCGCGGCCGCTGCAGCTGGGTGCCGCGGCCGCCGCCGACCGTCCCGACGTGCAGCGCATCTTCTACGAACTGGGCACCGACCTCGGTGTCGCATTCCAGCTGCGCGACGACGTCCTCGGTGTGTTCGGCGATCCCGCGGTGACGGGCAAGCCCTCCGGTGACGACCTGCGCTCCGGCAAGCGGACCGTGCTGCTCGCCGAGGCCGTCGAGCGGGCGGCCGCCTCGGATCCGGCAGCCGCGGACCGGCTGCGCGCCGGAATCGGCACCGAGTTGTCCGACGCCGACGTGCGTCAACTCTGCGACGTGATCGAGTCGGTGGGCGCGCTGGCCGCGGTGGAAGGCCGCATCGAACTGCTGACCAACCGTGCGCTGAGCCTGCTGGAGAGCGCGCCGATCAACGCGCCTGCCAAGGCCGGGCTGACCGAGCTCGCCAGATTGGCCGCCAACCGGTCCGCCTAGGCCCATGTCCGCCACCACACCCACCACTTCGACCAGCCGGGCCGGCCTCGCGCGCCTGACGGCGTTCACCGCCGCCGATGAGGGGCGCCCGGCCCTGCTCGGCTTCCTCGGCGCGATCCTGCTGACGCTCGGCGGGTTGGGCGCAGGCAGCACGCGTCAGCACGACCCGCTGCTCGAGACGATGCACCTGTCCTGGTTGCGGTTCGGCCACGGCTTGGTGGTCTCGTCGGTGCTGCTGTGGGTCGGTGTCGTGCTGATGCTGGTGGCGTGGCTGTGGGTGGGCCGGCGAGTTGTCGATCCGGACGCCGAGGTCAGCGAGTTCACGATGATCGCGACCGCCGGGTTCTGGTTGGCGCCCCTGCTGTTGAGCGTTCCCCTGTTCAGCCGCGACACGTACTCGTATCTGGCCCAGGGTGCGCTGCTGCGCGACGGCCTCGACCCCTACGCCGTGGGGCCGGTGGCGAACCAGAACTCGTTGCTGGACAACGTGAGTCCGATCTGGACCACCACTACCGCCCCGTACGGTCCGGCGTTCATCCTGGTGGCTCGGTTCGTCACCACGCTGGTCGGTGACCATGTGGTGGCCGGTACGATGCTGCTGCGGCTGTGCATGCTCCCCGGTCTGGCGCTGCTGATTTGGGCCGCGCCGCGGGTGGCCCGCCACATCGGCGCCAACGGCGCGGTGGCACTGTGGATTTGCGCGCTGAACCCGCTGGTGATCATCCATCTGATGGGCGGCGTGCACAACGAGATGCTGATGGTCGGGTTGATGATGGCCGGCATCGCGCTGACGTTCGCCCGTCATCACGCAGCCGGGGCGGCGCTGATCGCGGTCGCCGTCGCGGTCAAGGCCACCGCGGTACTGGCGCTGCCGTTCATGGTGTGGGTGTGGATGCGACACCTGCGCGAGCGCCAGAAAATCGGGGCGGTAAGGGCTTTCGCGACAGCGTCAGCGGCATCGGTGGCGATCTTCGTCGCGGTCTTCGCGGTGCTGTCCTGGGTCGCCGGAGTCGGACTGGGCTGGCTGACCGCCCTGGCCGGATCGGTGAAGATCATCAACTGGCTGACCATCCCGACCGCGATCGCGAACCTCACCAACGCGATCGGCGGACTGTTCATGCCGGTGAACTTCTACGCGGTCCTCGACGCCACCCGGATCGCCGGGATCGCGATCATCGCGGTGTCACTTCCGTTGCTGTGGTGGCGATTTCGGCACGACGACCGCGAGGCGCTTCTCGGCATCGCGTGGGCGATGCTGGTGGTGGTGCTGTTCGTTCCCGCCGCGCTGCCCTGGTACTACACCTGGCCGCTCGCGGTGCTGTCGGCACTGGCACAGTCGCGGGCGGCGATCGCACTGATCGCCGGGTTCTCGACGTGGATCATGGTGATCTTCAAGCCCGATGGCTCACACGGGATGTACTCGTGGATCCACGTGCTGCTGGCCACCGCCTGTGCACTGGCGGCCTGGTATTCGCTGAAGGTCAGTAGGCCATCGCCTGAGCGCGCCGAACCACCTCACGAGCCTGGTGAGCGTGCAGCGCATCCACCGGGCGAGCGTTGCTGACCGCCTCGCGCGCCCCGTCGCGGGTGATCGTCAGTGACGGGTCCGCGGTGAACAGCCAGCGCAGGATCTCGGTGTCCCTATAGCCGCCGTCGCGCAGCACCGCCAGCAGGCCGGGCAGGCTCTTGACCACCTCGCCACGCTCGGTGAGGAAGGCCTTCGGAATCATCGGCACGCCGCCGCGCTTGACCGCGACCAGGTGACCTTCCCGTAACTGCTGGTGCACCTTGGTCACCGGAATACCCAACAGCTCGGCGACCGCAGGCAGGTCGTACACGGGCTCGTCGGGATCCAATACGTCCTCGCCGGCGGGGATGCTGCTCACCGGCCTAGTCTAGAACTCCTGCGCCTCGGCATACCATGTGTCGGTGACGTCGGACCCACTCAACGGCGTGTTGCTGGAAGGCCGGTACCGCGTCGAGGCCAGGATCGCCACCGGCGGCATGTCCACGGTCTACCGCGGTCTGGACGTGCGCCTGGACCGCCCGGTCGCGCTGAAGGTGATGGACGCGCGCTACGCCAACGACTCGCAGTTCCTCACCCGCTTCCAGCGGGAGGCCCGCGCGGTGGCGCGATTGAAGGATCCCGGTCTGGTCGCGGTGTACGACCAAGGTCTGGACGGCAGCCACCCGTTCCTGGTCATGGAGCTGATCGAGGGCGGAACCCTGCGCGAGTTGCTGCGCGAGCGCGGCCCGATGCCCCCGCACGCCGCGGCGGCCGTGCTGCGCCCGGTGCTGGGCGGGCTGGCCACCGCGCACCGCGCCGGGCTGGTGCACCGCGACGTCAAGCCGGAGAACGTGCTGATCTCCGACGACGGCGAGGTCAAGCTCGTCGACTTCGGTCTGGTCCGTGCGGTGGCCGAGGCCGGGATCACCTCCACCAGCGTGATCCTGGGCACCGCGGCCTACCTGTCGCCCGAGCAGGTCAGCACCGGCGCCGCCGACGCGCGCAGCGACGTCTACGCCGTCGGCATCCTGGCCTACGAATTACTCACCGGCACAACGCCGTTCACCGGTGACAATCCGCTGACCGTGGCCTATCAGCGGATGGACCACGACGTCCCGCCGCCGAGCGCGGCGATCAGTGGTGTGCCGCCCCAGTTCGACGAGCTCATCGGCCGCGCGACGGCCCGCAACCCCGACGCGCGCTTCGCCGACGCCGAGGAGATGGCCGGGGACCTGGACGCGATCGCCGTGGAGTTGGGGCTACCGAAGTTCCGAATACCGGCGCCGAGGAACTCCGCCCAGCACGCCGCGGCCACCGCTGTGCACAGCCGGCCGACGGTCGAGCACCGGGCTGCCACGCTCGCGCCCGCCGCGGCCCCGGGGCCGATACCGGCGCCGGCCTCGGTCAAGAACCCCACCCGTCAGCTCATCCGCGATCCACAGGACTGGCAGCCCGCCGACGAGGATGACGAAACCCCAAAGATGGCAAGCCAATTCGCCGGCATCGACATCGGCGAATTCATCTGGGAGCGGCAGCGCGCCAGGCGGTCTCTGATGTTCTGGATGCTGATCGTGCTGCTGCTCACCGGCGGCATGGCGGCGGCGGGCTGGACGCTGGGCAGCAATCTGCAGGCTCTGCTCTAGCCCTTGACAGCCACTACGATCGTAGTGATACTCAATTCATCTCGTGATGAATTGTGAGGTGATGGACATGAGCGCACCCGATCTCGGCGTCCTGATAGTCGGCGCGGGCCCGACCGGACTCCTGCTGGCCAATGAACTCGCGCGACACGGCGTCACACCGCGCGTCATCGACCGGGCGCCGCAACCGGCGACCACCTCCCGCGCACTCGTCGTCCAACCGAGAACGCTGGAGATCTTCGACGACCTCGGTGTGATCGAGCAGGCCTTCGCGGCGGGCACGCCGGCCTCGCAGCTGACGATCACCTTCGCCGACAAGACGATCGACCTCGACTTCGCGGGTCAGTTGACCGGGCCGCAGAA from the Mycolicibacterium crocinum genome contains:
- the rsmH gene encoding 16S rRNA (cytosine(1402)-N(4))-methyltransferase RsmH — protein: MKHSATSSELAAQPEVARASWSLPEPTLTYFPNARFALSDRDLDAGAHPDSPGGPVVVDESDHGHIPVLLDRCVEILGPALTRPGAVLVDATLGAGGHSERFLTEFGELRLIGLDRDPGALAGARARLAPFADRVTLVHTRYDGIADALVEAGCGTTESIDGVLFDLGVSSMQLDQAERGFSYAKDAPLDMRMDTDAPLTAAEILNTYDRAELTDILRRFGEEKFAHRIAGLIVERRQEAPLATTGELVEIVYKGIPAPARRTGGHPAKRTFQALRIAVNAELDSLTAALPAALAALRVGGRIAVMSYQSLEDRIVKTTFAAATASRSPEGLPVELPGYEPEFSAITRGAERAGAEEIERNPRSAPVRLRALQRVMSVNPGRGGKN
- the mraZ gene encoding division/cell wall cluster transcriptional repressor MraZ, with the translated sequence MFLGTYTPKLDDKGRLTLPAKFRDALAGGLMVTKSQDHSLAVYPRTEFEQLARRASQTSRSNPEARAFLRNLAAGTDEQHPDSQGRITLSADHRRYANLSKECVVIGAVDFLEIWDAQAWQDYQETHEENFSAASDEALSDII
- a CDS encoding DUF3040 domain-containing protein; amino-acid sequence: MPLSDHEQRMLDQIESALYAEDPKFASSVRGGTLRAPSTRRRLQGAGLFVIGLAMLVAGVAFKATMIGSFPILSVVGFVVMFGGVVFAITGPRVAGGRDRSGPSSSAGGQRQRRPKGGGGSFTSRMEDRFRRRFDE
- a CDS encoding GNAT family N-acetyltransferase, with protein sequence MATFLIDLSPTDMAQRLHDALTVYVDAMRYPRGTEGQRAAMWLEHTRRQGWKAVAAVETDSAEQLDGAPLLGIAYGYCGAPDQWWQQQVVSGLHRIGVPAAEISRLTSSYFELTELHIHPSAQGRGLGEALARRLLDGRGESHVLLSTPEIIGEANRAWRLYRRLGFTDVIRGYHFAGDPRAFAILGRSLPL
- a CDS encoding LppM family (lipo)protein translates to MRDRSRRLRLRALALLLLLVAPLAVGCVRVHASITVSPDDQVSGQIIAAAKARDSDDQGPQFDLNVPFSQKISVSKYKSDDFVGSEAVFSNLSFSEVPQLANLNREAAGVDISLRRAGNLVILEGRVDLTSVTDTDADVSLTVSFPGEVTSTNGDRLDTDVVEWKLKPGVVSTMSAQARYTDPSTRSFTGAALWLGLGALVVCGVIGSLAWVSRDRSPRFASSDQADG
- the idsA2 gene encoding bifunctional (2E,6E)-farnesyl/geranyl diphosphate synthase, whose protein sequence is MAGAVTDQLRKYLAGRRADAAYIGTDYDGLIAALEDFVLRGGKRVRPAFAYWGYRAVTADPDLPVDDDMFLLFSALELLHACALVHDDVIDDSATRRGWPTVHVHFTDLHRSGGWRGGSEQFGRSAAILLGDLSLVWADDIVAAADLDADGRRRVRRVWSDIRTEVLGGQYLDIVNESSGAESIESAMKVNTYKTASYTISRPLQLGAAAAADRPDVQRIFYELGTDLGVAFQLRDDVLGVFGDPAVTGKPSGDDLRSGKRTVLLAEAVERAAASDPAAADRLRAGIGTELSDADVRQLCDVIESVGALAAVEGRIELLTNRALSLLESAPINAPAKAGLTELARLAANRSA
- a CDS encoding alpha-(1->6)-mannopyranosyltransferase A translates to MSATTPTTSTSRAGLARLTAFTAADEGRPALLGFLGAILLTLGGLGAGSTRQHDPLLETMHLSWLRFGHGLVVSSVLLWVGVVLMLVAWLWVGRRVVDPDAEVSEFTMIATAGFWLAPLLLSVPLFSRDTYSYLAQGALLRDGLDPYAVGPVANQNSLLDNVSPIWTTTTAPYGPAFILVARFVTTLVGDHVVAGTMLLRLCMLPGLALLIWAAPRVARHIGANGAVALWICALNPLVIIHLMGGVHNEMLMVGLMMAGIALTFARHHAAGAALIAVAVAVKATAVLALPFMVWVWMRHLRERQKIGAVRAFATASAASVAIFVAVFAVLSWVAGVGLGWLTALAGSVKIINWLTIPTAIANLTNAIGGLFMPVNFYAVLDATRIAGIAIIAVSLPLLWWRFRHDDREALLGIAWAMLVVVLFVPAALPWYYTWPLAVLSALAQSRAAIALIAGFSTWIMVIFKPDGSHGMYSWIHVLLATACALAAWYSLKVSRPSPERAEPPHEPGERAAHPPGERC
- a CDS encoding Rv2175c family DNA-binding protein encodes the protein MSSIPAGEDVLDPDEPVYDLPAVAELLGIPVTKVHQQLREGHLVAVKRGGVPMIPKAFLTERGEVVKSLPGLLAVLRDGGYRDTEILRWLFTADPSLTITRDGAREAVSNARPVDALHAHQAREVVRRAQAMAY
- a CDS encoding protein kinase domain-containing protein, producing MSVTSDPLNGVLLEGRYRVEARIATGGMSTVYRGLDVRLDRPVALKVMDARYANDSQFLTRFQREARAVARLKDPGLVAVYDQGLDGSHPFLVMELIEGGTLRELLRERGPMPPHAAAAVLRPVLGGLATAHRAGLVHRDVKPENVLISDDGEVKLVDFGLVRAVAEAGITSTSVILGTAAYLSPEQVSTGAADARSDVYAVGILAYELLTGTTPFTGDNPLTVAYQRMDHDVPPPSAAISGVPPQFDELIGRATARNPDARFADAEEMAGDLDAIAVELGLPKFRIPAPRNSAQHAAATAVHSRPTVEHRAATLAPAAAPGPIPAPASVKNPTRQLIRDPQDWQPADEDDETPKMASQFAGIDIGEFIWERQRARRSLMFWMLIVLLLTGGMAAAGWTLGSNLQALL